In Sphaeramia orbicularis chromosome 14, fSphaOr1.1, whole genome shotgun sequence, the following are encoded in one genomic region:
- the LOC115433167 gene encoding gap junction delta-2 protein-like isoform X1 translates to MGEWTILERLLEAAVQQHSTMIGRWPEKGDQRDVRVALFLLDMILLTVVVIFRILIVGIVGEKVYEDEQIMFICNTMQPGCNQACYDKAFPISHIRYWVFQIILVCTPSLCFITYSVHQSAKARDRSYSLLHPHMDHYGHGHHGRHHDHHARKLHSRNINGILVHPDSSKEDHDCLEVKEIPNGPRGLPHTHKSAKVRRQEGISRFYVIQVVFRNALEIGFLAGQYFLYGFNVPGMFECDRYPCVKEVECYVSRPTEKTVFLVFMFAVSGICVLLNLAELNHLGWRKIKTAIRGVQARRKSICEVRKKDVSHLSQAPNLGRTQSSESAYV, encoded by the exons ATGGGAGAATGGACCATTTTGGAGAGGCTGCTCGAGGCGGCTGTCCAGCAGCACTCTACCATGATTGGGAG GTGGCCAGAAAAAGGAGACCAAAGGGATGTCCGTGTTGCTCTGTTTCTGCTGGATAT GATCTTGCTGACAGTGGTGGTGATTTTCCGTATCCTAATAGTAGGCATAGTGGGGGAAAAGGTGTATGAGGATGAGCAAATCATGTTCATCTGCAACACCATGCAGCCCGGCTGCAACCAGGCTTGCTATGACAAAGCCTTTCCGATCTCCCACATCCGCTACTGGGTTTTCCAGATCATCTTGGTGTGCACACCAAGTCTGTGCTTCATCACCTACTCTGTTCACCAGTCTGCGAAAGCACGAGATCGTAGCTACTCTCTGCTGCATCCTCACATGGATCACTATGGCCACGGTCACCATGGTCGTCATCATGACCATCATGCTCGCAAGCTTCATTCTCGCAACATCAATGGCATCCTGGTGCACCCTGACAGCAGTAAGGAGGATCACGACTGCCTAGAGGTGAAAGAGATCCCCAACGGGCCCAGAggcctccctcacacacacaagaGTGCTAAAGTACGACGACAGGAAGGCATCTCCCGCTTCTACGTCATCCAGGTCGTGTTCCGCAATGCGCTGGAGATCGGCTTCTTGGCTGGCCAATACTTCCTGTACGGCTTTAATGTGCCTGGGATGTTTGAGTGTGATCGCTACCCATGTGTGAAGGAAGTGGAGTGTTATGTGTCTCGTCCTACAGAAAAGACCGTTTTCCTGGTCTTCATGTTTGCAGTAAGCGGCATATGTGTGCTGCTCAATCTGGCTGAGCTCAACCACCTTGGCTGGAGGAAGATAAAGACGGCCATCCGAGGGGTGCAGGCACGCAGGAAGTCCATCTGTGAAGTCCGCAAGAAGGATGTTTCACACCTGTCCCAGGCCCCGAACCTGGGCAGGACCCAGTCTAGCGAGTCAGCCTACGTCTGA
- the LOC115433167 gene encoding gap junction delta-2 protein-like isoform X2, with amino-acid sequence MGEWTILERLLEAAVQQHSTMIGRILLTVVVIFRILIVGIVGEKVYEDEQIMFICNTMQPGCNQACYDKAFPISHIRYWVFQIILVCTPSLCFITYSVHQSAKARDRSYSLLHPHMDHYGHGHHGRHHDHHARKLHSRNINGILVHPDSSKEDHDCLEVKEIPNGPRGLPHTHKSAKVRRQEGISRFYVIQVVFRNALEIGFLAGQYFLYGFNVPGMFECDRYPCVKEVECYVSRPTEKTVFLVFMFAVSGICVLLNLAELNHLGWRKIKTAIRGVQARRKSICEVRKKDVSHLSQAPNLGRTQSSESAYV; translated from the exons ATGGGAGAATGGACCATTTTGGAGAGGCTGCTCGAGGCGGCTGTCCAGCAGCACTCTACCATGATTGGGAG GATCTTGCTGACAGTGGTGGTGATTTTCCGTATCCTAATAGTAGGCATAGTGGGGGAAAAGGTGTATGAGGATGAGCAAATCATGTTCATCTGCAACACCATGCAGCCCGGCTGCAACCAGGCTTGCTATGACAAAGCCTTTCCGATCTCCCACATCCGCTACTGGGTTTTCCAGATCATCTTGGTGTGCACACCAAGTCTGTGCTTCATCACCTACTCTGTTCACCAGTCTGCGAAAGCACGAGATCGTAGCTACTCTCTGCTGCATCCTCACATGGATCACTATGGCCACGGTCACCATGGTCGTCATCATGACCATCATGCTCGCAAGCTTCATTCTCGCAACATCAATGGCATCCTGGTGCACCCTGACAGCAGTAAGGAGGATCACGACTGCCTAGAGGTGAAAGAGATCCCCAACGGGCCCAGAggcctccctcacacacacaagaGTGCTAAAGTACGACGACAGGAAGGCATCTCCCGCTTCTACGTCATCCAGGTCGTGTTCCGCAATGCGCTGGAGATCGGCTTCTTGGCTGGCCAATACTTCCTGTACGGCTTTAATGTGCCTGGGATGTTTGAGTGTGATCGCTACCCATGTGTGAAGGAAGTGGAGTGTTATGTGTCTCGTCCTACAGAAAAGACCGTTTTCCTGGTCTTCATGTTTGCAGTAAGCGGCATATGTGTGCTGCTCAATCTGGCTGAGCTCAACCACCTTGGCTGGAGGAAGATAAAGACGGCCATCCGAGGGGTGCAGGCACGCAGGAAGTCCATCTGTGAAGTCCGCAAGAAGGATGTTTCACACCTGTCCCAGGCCCCGAACCTGGGCAGGACCCAGTCTAGCGAGTCAGCCTACGTCTGA